Proteins encoded together in one Kingella oralis window:
- a CDS encoding vWA domain-containing protein, whose product MKMANTNLFQSVKQKLFHADTRNEAGGLAYTLSPKQQLAQLATTGCLNSTFYATAENQLAQVLALANGLDAEFIAKTAIYAREHGYMKDMPALLLAVLAQKDVAMLARVFDRVADNGKMLRNFAQMVRSGAVGRKSFGSRPKKLVQQWLLSASERQLLNAAVGNNPSLADVVKMVHPKPREAWRAAWFAWLIGKPYDAEALPPLTQAFEQYKKTRSGCLPDVPFQMLTALDLDAAAWAQIAANGSWQQVRQNLNTFQRHGVFADQANVRLVADKLRDAEAIARARVLPYQLLTAFQAASDEMPHAIRDALQDAMELAVKNVPSIQGNVVVCPDVSGSMNSPVTGYRGSATSATTCVDVAALLSAAMLRTNPHAQVLPFETRVVDVRLNPRDSIMTNAEKLARICGGGTMCSAPLAELNRRKAEVDLLIMVSDNESWADREQHWNSKTSLMKEWDTLKRRCPQAKLVCLDIQPYTTAQAQNRSDILNIGGFSDSVFSLIGTFAERGMSADFWVDEIERIALPEAM is encoded by the coding sequence ATGAAAATGGCTAATACCAACTTGTTCCAATCCGTCAAACAAAAACTTTTCCATGCCGACACGCGCAACGAAGCGGGTGGCTTGGCATACACCCTTTCCCCCAAACAACAGCTCGCGCAGCTGGCGACAACAGGCTGCCTAAACAGCACTTTTTACGCCACCGCCGAAAACCAGTTGGCGCAGGTGCTTGCGCTGGCAAACGGCTTGGATGCGGAATTTATCGCCAAAACCGCGATTTATGCGCGCGAGCATGGTTATATGAAAGACATGCCCGCGCTTCTGCTGGCGGTGTTGGCGCAAAAAGACGTGGCGATGCTGGCGCGTGTGTTTGACCGCGTGGCGGACAACGGCAAAATGCTGCGCAACTTCGCGCAGATGGTGCGCAGCGGTGCGGTGGGGAGAAAATCGTTTGGCTCGCGTCCGAAAAAACTGGTGCAGCAATGGCTGCTGTCGGCAAGCGAACGCCAATTGTTGAACGCGGCGGTGGGCAACAATCCTTCGCTGGCTGACGTGGTAAAAATGGTGCATCCGAAACCGCGCGAAGCGTGGCGTGCCGCGTGGTTCGCATGGCTGATTGGCAAACCCTACGATGCCGAAGCCTTGCCCCCGCTTACGCAAGCGTTTGAACAGTATAAAAAAACCCGTTCAGGCTGCCTGCCCGATGTGCCGTTCCAAATGCTCACCGCGCTGGATTTGGACGCGGCGGCTTGGGCGCAGATTGCGGCAAACGGCTCTTGGCAGCAGGTGCGCCAAAATCTGAATACGTTTCAACGACACGGCGTGTTTGCCGACCAAGCCAACGTGCGCCTTGTTGCCGACAAACTGCGCGATGCCGAGGCGATTGCGCGGGCGCGGGTGTTGCCGTATCAATTATTGACCGCGTTTCAGGCTGCATCGGACGAAATGCCGCACGCCATCCGCGATGCGCTGCAAGACGCGATGGAGCTGGCGGTGAAAAACGTGCCCAGTATTCAAGGCAATGTGGTGGTGTGCCCCGATGTGTCGGGCTCGATGAACAGCCCCGTTACCGGCTATCGCGGCTCAGCAACCAGCGCGACAACGTGCGTGGACGTGGCGGCGTTGCTGTCCGCCGCCATGTTGCGCACCAATCCGCACGCACAGGTGCTGCCGTTTGAAACCCGCGTGGTGGATGTGCGCCTCAATCCGCGCGACAGCATCATGACCAATGCGGAAAAACTCGCCCGCATTTGCGGTGGCGGCACAATGTGCAGCGCGCCCTTGGCGGAGCTGAACCGCCGCAAAGCCGAGGTGGACTTGCTGATTATGGTGTCGGACAACGAAAGCTGGGCAGACCGCGAGCAACATTGGAACAGCAAAACCAGCCTGATGAAAGAATGGGACACGCTCAAACGCCGCTGCCCGCAAGCCAAGCTGGTTTGTCTGGATATTCAGCCCTACACCACCGCGCAGGCGCAAAACCGCAGCGATATTCTGAATATCGGTGGGTTCAGCGACAGCGTGTTCAGCCTCATCGGCACGTTTGCCGAACGCGGCATGAGCGCGGATTTTTGGGTGGACGAGATTGAACGCATCGCGCTGCCCGAAGCCATGTAA